One Brassica oleracea var. oleracea cultivar TO1000 chromosome C7, BOL, whole genome shotgun sequence genomic window carries:
- the LOC106302892 gene encoding uncharacterized mitochondrial protein AtMg00310-like — protein sequence MTCFKLPKSLTKRIQSAVTRFLWDDRTGKKKMAWIGWDKLAQPKGKGGLGLRDFESFNDAFLGKLSWRIINNPHGVLSRVLLGKYCMEGKFMDCPDRASESHGWRSILVGRDLIKKNPGWLVGDGTQIDLWSDPWLNVSQQEQLMGPPTETTLNYKVSALLTQDSSDWDIEKIREICPFAEKQILKIKTSRSGAPDKLCWMRTKDGEYSTKSGYHAAFEEANDAERLEMSGNWNQEVWNLSTAPKIKMLVWKVLRGALPVGQG from the coding sequence ATGACTTGCTTCAAACTGCCCAAGTCTCTAACTAAGCGGATTCAATCAGCGGTAACTCGTTTCTTGTGGGACGATAGAACTGGGAAAAAGAAGATGGCATGGATAGGTTGGGATAAGCTAGCACAACCAAAAGGAAAAGGTGGCCTAGGACTTCGAGACTTTGAAAGCTTTAATGATGCCTTCCTAGGAAAGCTTAGCTGGAGAATAATAAACAACCCACATGGAGTTCTTAGTCGTGTCCTCCTTGGCAAGTACTGCATGGAAGGAAAGTTCATGGACTGCCCCGATCGAGCGTCTGAGTCGCATGGATGGAGAAGTATATTGGTGGGGCGTGATCTGATAAAGAAAAACCCAGGGTGGCTGGTAGGAGATGGAACTCAAATCGACTTGTGGTCGGACCCATGGCTTAATGTGTCACAGCAGGAGCAACTTATGGGACCGCCTACGGAGACAACACTGAACTACAAAGTCTCTGCTCTGCTCACACAAGACTCGTCGGACTGGGATATAGAAAAAATCAGAGAGATATGCCCATTTGCAGAGAAACAGATCTTAAAGATAAAAACTAGTAGATCAGGGGCTCCTGATAAACTATGTTGGATGAGAACAAAAGATGGGGAATATTCCACTAAGTCAGGCTACCATGCGGCTTTTGAAGAGGCTAATGATGCAGAAAGGTTAGAGATGTCCGGAAACTGGAACCAAGAGGTCTGGAACCTAAGCACGGCACCTAAAATCAAAATGCTAGTGTGGAAAGTGCTGAGAGGGGCTCTACCAGTGGGACAAGGCTAG
- the LOC106304564 gene encoding senescence-induced receptor-like serine/threonine-protein kinase: MTILSSLSWISFLLLLFLVHAQDQSGFISIDCGIPDDSSYNDETTDIKYVSDSTFVESGTSKSIAPELKTNTSLARQFHNLRIFPEGKRNCYKVWPQQGKGFKYLIRTRFMYGNYDGVGEAPPAFDLYLGVNLWDSIVLDNSTSIVTKEIIHTPSLDYFHVCLVDKNSGTPFLSVLEVRFLKNNTYETPYESLMLFKRWDLGSISNLPVRYKDDVYDRIWMPSRFTDHMILNTSLPIDQNYNNLFQPASVVMSTATRPLNASSYILLYWEPEDPRLKFYVYLHFAEVEVLTGNQTREFTVNYNNDTTLAEKFRPSYLYTDTVVTPDPVTGLIHEFYLVQTSVEMLPPIINAMEIYQVNEFLQLSTDQEDVDAMTKIKDTYRVKKNWQGDPCVPVDYSWEGLDCMDSDNTTNPRVISLNLSFSGLTGQIDPAFSNLTSIKKLDLAGNNLTGKVPDFLENLPNLTELNLEGNKLIGIIPRKLLERSKDGSLSLRYGGNPELCSSDSCEKTKKNHGYIIPVVASVIGLLLLLTAFALFWHLKKRSHKGSNDAMTGPFNTAQRYFKYSEVVSITNNFERVLGKGGFGEVYHGISDGDQVAVKILSEESAQGYKEFRAEVEILMRVHHRNLTSLFGYCNEGNRMVLIYEYMANGNLGDYLSGKMSFILSWEERLKISLDAAQGLEYLHYGCKPPIVHRDVKPTNILLNEKIQAKISDFGLSRSFPVEGSDQISTVVAGTIGYLDPEYYSTRQMNEKSDVYSFGVVLLEVITGQPVIASSRRERHISDQVSSMLGKGNIRGIVDQRLGERYDAGSAWKMAELSLACTEQRSTHRPTMSQVVMGLKQIVDGRMNDHNNQGDSTKMVTVNLKSEMGPQAR, translated from the exons ATGACGATTTTAAGCTCTCTTTCATGGATAAGCTTTCTTCTTCTACTCTTTCTTGTTCATGCTCAAGACCAATCTG GTTTTATCAGTATAGATTGTGGTATACCGGATGATTCGAGCTACAATGACGAGACAACAGACATAAAGTATGTTTCCGATTCAACGTTTGTTGAGTCAGGAACAAGCAAGAGCATAGCTCCTGAGCTTAAGACAAATACTTCTCTTGCAAGACAGTTTCACAATCTAAGAATCTTCCCTGAGGGTAAGAGAAACTGTTACAAAGTGTGGCCTCAACAAGGTAAAGGATTTAAGTATTTGATCAGAACCCGTTTCATGTATGGAAACTACGATGGAGTTGGTGAAGCACCACCCGCTTTCGATCTCTATCTCGGTGTTAATCTATGGGATTCTATTGTTCTTGACAATTCAACATCTATAGTAACCAAAGAGATCATACACACTCCCTCTCTAGACTATTTTCATGTTTGTCTTGTTGATAAGAACAGCGGAACTCCTTTCTTGTCTGTCTTGGAAGTAAGATTCTTGAAGAACAATACTTATGAGACTCCTTATGAATCTCTCATGCTTTTCAAGAGATGGGATTTGGGCTCTATTAGTAATCTTCCTGTCAG ATACAAAGATGATGTCTATGATCGCATATGGATGCCTAGTAGGTTTACGGACCATATGATACTAAACACGTCACTCCCTATTGATCAAAACTACAACAACCTCTTCCAACCAGCTAGTGTTGTCATGAGCACCGCTACAAGACCACTTAACGCTAGCAGTTACATACTTCTGTATTGGGAACCGGAAGACCCTAGGTTGAAGTTCTATGTATATCTGCATTTTGCTGAGGTTGAAGTGCTCACAGGAAACCAGACGAGAGAATTCACAGTTAATTACAACAATGACACAACACTTGCTGAAAAGTTTAGGCCTAGCTACTTGTATACGGATACAGTTGTCACTCCAGACCCAGTAACTGGATTAATACATGAGTTTTATTTGGTACAAACTTCTGTTGAAATGCTTCCACCGATCATTAACGCCATGGAGATATATCAAGTTAATGAGTTCCTTCAGTTATCAACTGATCAAGAGGATG TGGATGCCATGACGAAGATCAAGGATACGTACAGAGTGAAGAAAAACTGGCAAGGAGATCCATGTGTTCCTGTGGATTATTCTTGGGAAGGTCTTGATTGTATGGATAGTGATAACACTACTAACCCAAGAGTTATTTCTCT GAACTTATCTTTTAGTGGATTGACTGGACAGATTGATCCAGCCTTTTCCAATCTTACATCCATCAAAAAACT GGATTTGGCAGGTAATAACTTAACAGGAAAAGTACCAGATTTCCTTGAAAATTTACCAAATTTAACTGAGTT AAACTTGGAAGGAAACAAGCTGATAGGAATAATTCCACGAAAACTTCTTGAGAGATCAAAGGATGGATCACTTTCACTGAG GTACGGTGGAAATCCCGAACTTTGTTCGTCTGATTCATGCGAAAAGACAAAGAAAAATCATGGTTACATCATTCCAGTAGTAGCATCAGTCATAGGACTGCTCCTTCTTTTGACCGCATTTGCTTTATTCTGGCATTTAAAGAAAAGATCACATAAAG GTTCCAATGATGCCATGACCGGTCCATTCAACACAGCTCAACGATACTTCAAATACTCAGAAGTTGTGAGTATCACAAATAACTTCGAGAGAGTTCTCGGCAAAGGAGGTTTTGGTGAAGTATACCATGGAATCTCGGATGGAGATCAAGTTGCAGTCAAGATACTTTCTGAAGAATCAGCTCAAGGTTACAAAGAGTTTCGAGCAGAG GTGGAAATTCTGATGAGAGTTCATCACAGAAACCTGACCTCTCTTTTCGGATACTGCAATGAGGGAAACAGAATGGTCCTTATTTATGAGTATATGGCTAATGGGAACTTAGGAGACTACTTATCAG GAAAAATGTCATTTATATTGAGCTGGGAAGAGAGGTTAAAGATTTCACTAGATGCAGCGCAAG GGCTAGAGTATCTTCACTATGGTTGTAAGCCTCCTATAGTTCACAGAGATGTTAAGCCAACGAACATATTACTAAATGAGAAGATCCAAGCCAAGATTTCAGACTTCGGTTTATCAAGAAGCTTCCCCGTTGAAGGAAGCGATCAGATTTCAACCGTTGTGGCTGGAACAATTGGTTACCTTGATCCCGA GTACTACTCGACGCGCCAAATGAACGAGAAGAGTGATGTTTATAGCTTCGGAGTTGTTCTTCTTGAAGTGATAACAGGGCAGCCTGTAATTGCATCCTCAAGAAGAGAGAGGCATATAAGTGATCAGGTCAGTTCGATGTTAGGCAAAGGAAACATCAGAGGGATTGTGGATCAGCGTCTGGGAGAGAGATATGATGCTGGCTCTGCTTGGAAAATGGCAGAATTATCCCTTGCTTGTACAGAGCAGAGGTCTACGCATAGACCAACGATGAGTCAGGTAGTTATGGGGCTGAAACAGATCGTTGATGGCAGAATGAACGATCATAATAACCAAGGTGACTCGACAAAGATGGTTACAGTGAATCTGAAATCCGAAATGGGTCCTCAAGCAAGGTAG
- the LOC106301914 gene encoding uncharacterized protein LOC106301914, translating to MSRLLSKTLIPHGRFFLRRFNDATSKKTAAPSLVCFNRRPYSSKPHLIEIDLDSSSSATSKAEAEAAVLKKLNEFVRRIVVQNSTPDWLPFSPGSSFWVPPHQNTAAKIANLVDQVTHPLTEEEVLSLSSPSGWPCSSFFTPPPDDDSSSKQEVEGSTEFNVLGNEMLEVKLAQFPDPIYLLKHGDDDE from the exons ATGTCCCGATTGCTGTCGAAAACCCTAATTCCCCACGGGAGATTCTTCCTCCGTCGCTTCAACGACGCGACTTCGAAGAAAACGGCGGCGCCAAGCCTCGTCTGTTTCAACCGCCGTCCCTATTCATCGAAACCTCATCTGATCGAGATCGACCTGGACTCTTCCTCGTCAGCGACATCCAAGGCCGAAGCCGAAGCCGCGGTTCTCAAGAAGCTGAACGAGTTCGTACGGAGGATCGTCGTTCAGAACTCGACTCCCGATTGGCTCCCTTTCTCCCCAGGATCCTCCTTCTGGGTCCCTCCGCACCAGAACACCGCCGCCAAGATCGCTAATTTGGTCGACCAGGTGACGCATCCCTTGACGGAGGAGGAGGTTCTCTCCCTGTCTTCTCCTTCTGGCTGGCCTTGCTCCTCTTTCTTCACTCCTCCTCCAG ATGATGATTCTTCATCTAAACAAGAGGTGGAAGGTAGCACGGAGTTCAACGTTCTGGGGAATGAGATGCTGGAAGTCAAGCTAGCGCAGTTTCCAGATCCAATCTACTTGTTGAAACACGGGGACGATGATGAGTGA
- the LOC106301881 gene encoding uncharacterized protein LOC106301881, with protein sequence MKAVKGWRLCGTSYMQSLPGARHHRAPPTTRKPVWIMAVVSLITMFVIGGYVFPHHRRAACYMFSSKGCKGLTDWLPPSPRELSDDEIAARVVIREILSSPRVIKKTSKIAFMFLTPGTLPFEKLWDLFFQGHEGKFSVYIHASKDTPVHTSRYFLNREIRSDEVVWGRISMIDAERRLLTSALRDPENQQFVLLSDSCVPLRSFDYMYNYMMYSNVSNVDCFDDPGPHGIGRHMDHMLPEIPKEDFRKGSQWFSMTRQHAVMTMADSLYYSKFRDYCGPGVESNKNCIADEHYLPTFFYMLDPGGIANWTLTYVDWSEGKWHPRTFMPEDVSHELLKNLTSIDAVSRVTSEGTGIVTWTQCMWNGIKRPCYLFGRKFHADALDKLMDLFPMYTSGFD encoded by the exons ATGAAGGCAGTTAAAGGGTGGCGTCTATGCGGAACAAGTTATATGCAGTCTTTGCCTGGAGCTCGCCACCACCGTGCTCCTCCTACAACAAGGAAGCCAGTATGGATCATGGCAGTGGTTTCTCTGATAACAATGTTTGTAATCGGTGGTTACGTGTTCCCTCACCACAGAAGAGCTGCTTGTTATATGTTTTCTTCTAAAGGATGCAAAGGGCTTACTGATTGGCTTCCACCCTCTCCTAGGGAGCTTTCTGATGACGAGATTGCGGCTCGTGTGGTGATTAGGGAGATATTGAGCTCCCCTCGTGTTATTAAAAAGACTAGTAAGATTGCGTTTATGTTCTTAACTCCGGGGACTTTGCCTTTTGAAAAGCTATGGGACCTCTTTTTCCAG GGTCATGAGGGGAAATTCTCAGTGTATATTCATGCATCAAAGGATACGCCGGTTCACACCAGTCGTTACTTTCTTAACCGTGAAATTCGAAGTGATGAG GTGGTATGGGGTAGGATATCAATGATTGACGCTGAGAGACGTTTGTTGACAAGTGCTCTTAGAGATCCTGAAAATCAGCAATTTGTATTACTCTCTGATAG TTGTGTGCCGCTTAGAAGTTTTGATTACATGTACAACTATATGATGTACAGCAATGTTAGCAATGTTGACTG TTTTGACGATCCTGGTCCACATGGAATCGGCAGGCATATGGATCACATGTTGCCCGAAATTCCAAAGGAAGATTTTAGAAAGGGTTCACAG TGGTTCTCCATGACGCGTCAGCATGCAGTCATGACTATGGCAGACAGTCTATACTACTCAAAGTTCCGGGACTACTGTGGG CCAGGTGTAGAGAGTAACAAGAACTGCATTGCTGATGAACACTACCTGCCAACATTCTTCTAT ATGCTTGATCCTGGTGGCATTGCTAACTGGACTCTTACATATGTTGATTGGTCTGAGGGAAAGTGGCATCCAAGAACATTCATGCCTGAAGATGTCTCACACGAGTTACTTAAAAACCTCACG TCCATCGACGCTGTTTCACGCGTAACAAGTGAAGGAACG GGTATAGTAACATGGACACAATGCATGTGGAACGGAATCAAAAGACCTTGCTATCTCTTTGGAAGGAAGTTCCACGCAGATGCTCTCGATAAACTGATGGATCTCTTTCCAATGTACACGAGTGGTTTTGATTGA